Genomic DNA from Fusarium oxysporum Fo47 chromosome IX, complete sequence:
TAGAAGCCATTTTAACAAAGATTTTGAGGAAAGGGTATATGTTACGAGTATGATGTTCAAGTATGAGGAGGGGTAAATAAGGTGATGGCATCTGGTGGGGTCGAACACGTGCTACTTCCGTTGACCCGCATGGAACAAGGGAAGTCATCGCGTCGTTGATATGAACGAGTCAGTTCAACGATTTAAGGGTTAATGGATACAAATTTACCAAAAATATCATGGCAATTGTTTCATTCAATCCTTTGAGCCACTCGCTTCTCCTCCGTTCTGCGCCTTAAACTCGTTGATGGCCTTCTCAGTAACCCTCATAGCCTCTAGTCCAACAGGAGCACCAAGATAAATCATCGACTGCAAAACCGCCTCTcgaatctcaatctcagtcAAACCGTTCCGCATAGCTCCCTTGGTATGCAAAGTCAACTCAGGCCATGCCTTTTGCGCCGTCAGAAACGCCAATGCTGTAAAGTTCTCAGTAATGGTAATTTGATATAATAGTATCACTTACTGAGGAGACTTCTCTGCTTTCTATCAAGACCAGGACGAGTCCATACATTCCCCCAAGCATATTCTGTGATGAGTTCTTGCGCGGGTTTCCAGTATTCGTTGTCGAGACTTGCGACGGCTTTGGAGACATATTCTTCGCCGAGAACTTCGCCGCGGACTTTGAGGCCCTTTTTGAAACCTTCGCTGAattcttgactttgagacATGATTTGAGGTTATGAAGTGGATGTAGAATGTTGATGCCAGAGGGTTGGACTGTCCGTTGaccttattatatactttgAGGACGGAGGTCGTTCTCCGTGTCCGGGGACTCCGCAACCGGAGCACCCGGCTGTGAACGGCGGGGCCGGTTATATGTAATACAGAATCGTGGTTTACTCAATGCAGTTTCAACAAAAACCTATGAATAGCATatcaaaagaagaagttaTATGACCGATAGATCAAGACTCAACAATGTTCAATTTTACAAGATAATGATCAATAAAGAATATTTCCAAGATAATGCAACAGGAAACACAATTCATTGTTACAAGTAACAAACATGACTACTTTAGTGTAAATTATAAAAGACATAAACAGATACCATTACTCCGAACAACTAGATCCCATATTACACGTTTGTCGACGAAGTAGAATAAGCACagctgtcatcatcatcctccatTCCCATCTCAACTCTCCAGTCTTCGGGCGCACACCAAACATCCAACGCATCCTCATtcacctcaacctcacccaAGCCAGCCCAAGTATCGAGATCCAAGATATCTCCCACATCATGCGAAGAAGTAGATACTGAGATCAACTGCTTCACCTTTGAGGTGATCTCCTCGAGGTAATCCATGTTCTGCTCCAAATGCCATGAGTAATCCTGCCCAACGGTAGCGTACCCGTTCCTGAGGAATTGCAGTTGGTCTAGGTAGAAGGCCACAGCTTCATCTTGTGATCCTGGAGAAGTCAAGTCGTCCTCCCATGTCGCAGCGTCCTTGAGCATGAGGAATCTAACGTCAATAGCAGAGGTACGATGTCCTAAACTCTCGTGCATGGACGCCAGAAGCCTCATGCAGCTCATAGCCATAGAGTGGTTGGCGCCATATACATCCTTGAGATTATAGCTGATGTCCTCAAGAAGAGTGAAGGCTGCATTATGTTCTCCACAGGCGAAGTGAACCTCTGCAAGTCGCTTGCCAATGGCGATTGTGGTGGTGGGCTCAAGGTTGAAGTCGTAGTGGTCGCGGGAGTTCCATAGAAGTTCGAGGATGCGCTGTACAACGATTAGTATAAAAGCGCATGGCTGGGGATTGTTACTAACCTTGAGAGTAGTGTAGTCGTTTTGCTTGCCGGCGATGCTGAGGATGCATGTAAGATGGCTGACGCTCAACACGCTCAGGTCAATGTCAGAAGTATAGCTCATAGCCAATACTCCCAACTGCGTAGCCAGTTCTTCAATCAAGCCACCGAGAGAAACGTCGACTTCAATCTCAGAGATCTTGTACAGCAAGGTACTCAACTTCAGAAGCACAAGCGCAGAGGAGCTGTCGTCGCTATCGGCTCCGCCTTCACTGTACTCAAAGACCCATTGCGACAAGTAGAAACACGCCTTGTGAGAACCCGCATCGCCCATCTGCTGAATAAGTACAAAGGCATCCTCCAAAAGTGACGCGGAAATGTCTTGTTCAGAGGATGAAGCAAGGATGGCTTGGAAGAGATGATATGTCGAGCTACCCTTGCCCTCTGGTCGTTCCAGCATGCGACAGAACAATTTCCAGAGCGCGTCTTGGATACCGCCAGCCTCGGAACGTAGACTGTAAGATTCGAGATGCTGGATCAGTCTTGAGCCAGTGGTCAAGACATTGCCAAGCTGGTCATTTTGCTGACCCGCTCGAAGCCACGCCTCATAAAGCGCTGTCTCAGCAACAACTCGCGTCAAGATGTCACCGAAGAGGCTTTCGGTCTTTTTCCTGGAGAGTTCCTCCATAGCATACACAAGAACCAGGCATCTTCTGTCATAAGTCACAGAACGCTTGTGCTTGTTCTCTAGGTACGCTTGTCCGCAGAGACCTTGAGGTTGTTGCAATCGCGCGATTTCGGAGCGAATGGTCTGCAAGAAGACCAGGTTTCCATGGCTGACGCCAAGAAGCTTGTACATGGCGCTGAAGTGCTCTGCCAGATGGAACAGCTTTCTGGGGTTCGTCTCCTTTTTCAAAACTCCTAGAATGACCTCTTCTAAGGTAACTGTGgcttgcttcttgttctcaacAGTGAGGTTCACGACCCAGAAGTCGATGACCTTCCTTAGGCTGGAGATGCTGCGCTCATGACCGTAGCCGTACTTCTTTGCGCATTGCCTCCAAgacttgatgagaatgatCTCCGCTCTGTCGTGGAGAAGAGGCTTGCTTGACATAAGAACACTCAATCGCTCCTCAACGAGGCGTAAAATCTCGATGAACGCCTCATCCGAGCCCGACAGACCCAGGCAGATCTCGTTCAGCTCGTCGTATATATCGACAGCCTCACGAAGAGTTGTGTCATccatctcaagaagcttggtcAGTTCAAGCGACGCCTTGAGATACCAAATATCTTGTCGCCCCAGATCGGAGAGCATAATGGTCCTCAGCTTGCGAGCCAGCCGCACGGCGATGGAGACACTGCCAACAGAGAGTAGTGTCTGGGAGTAGCCGATGTAAATCTCGAATCCACGGGCAGCGTCCATCGATACATGGTGTCGCAAGTCAGCATAGTACGACCAGAGACGCTCGTACCGACGGAGGAGAATAGTATAGCTCTCCCGCTTGCCCTTGCCTCTCTGACTCTTGCACAGAGCGAGAAGACCTTCGATGAGAACGATAATTGAAGCGACATCGTCCTCGTCTGGCTCCTCCTCAAAGCAATCACAAAtttcgtcgtcgtcttcgatGACGGTGCCGAGATGAAGGCTCAGGCGGACAATCGCAGCAGCAACGTGAAGTGTGAATGAGTGAGAATGACCCAGGTGAGTTCTGCAATCGCCAACGATGGACTTCCAGAACTCGAGAGCCTCAAGATGAAAGCCGGCATCTTCAAGGGCACCAGAGAGGATCAGGGCAATATCCTGGCTTGAAGACTGCCAGAGGAGCACGCTTTGCTTGCAGCACTTGACGATGGACTGAATCAGGATATCTCCCTGACTGATTTGCTCAGTCAGCCTGTACATCtgagccatgatgatggcaaTCTCAACGCGCTCGCGAGTAAAGGTCTTGGGAAGATGCAGCTTTCCCCCATCTATAAGTACCTGCGGCCAGAGGACCTCGAGACTCTTGCGACAAATGCTAATAGCTGCTTTCCACTCTCTTCGTGAGCGATGCAGATGAGCCAAGTCCCTGCACAAAAAGACCGTGTCTGATCCGATGTCTCCATGTCCTGAAGTGGAATGGAGAATGCTGTCAAGAATGTTGAGCCACAAGAAGTCCTCGATGGGGTTCTTGACACCCTTGTAGCAGACGATGAGAGCAGAGTAGACCTGTAGCATTTCGTCAAAGTGGTCATGAGAAGGTAGCTGATGGATCTCGTAGAGAACGCGAAGGATGCTCAATGCTTCCTGGTTCTTCTCCAATCGGAGGAGAAGCTGTGCGATTTCTCGAAGGTTGACCAGTGTGGCTACCTCACACCGGCGGTCTGTTGTAACAAACCTGGAGACTGAAGTCCAGAATGACACCAGCGTCGTGCTAGCTTCCTTCTCGAGAGACAAGTCGCGCAGCTTTGTAGCCAACTGAAGAGTGACGGAGGTAAAAGCAACCAGGATGGCACCGTGGTTATTGTTCTCCTTGTTCAATTGCCCCTGAAGCAAACTCCACAGCTGCTGAAGAGCACCTTTGGACGCGCTAGACATACCGCGGTCTTGGTAGTGTCGAACAATACGAGTAATGGCAGAGAGTGCTGCATCCGTCCACGTCTCCAGAGTTGGAGCAGCGTCGAAGACATCTTGGCATAACTGTTGCGCGGCAGCCATATCGTCAGCGTGCTCAAGCGCATCAATAAGCACGTGGAACAGATCAAGGGTCTTGCTTGCGAAGAGGCCTCTGGTTCTGCAGCACGCAACATACATATCGTGCAGGGTCTCTGCAGCCTCAGCGAACCGCATCTCCGCCTTGTACAGCTCCGCCAGCCTCTGAGCGACGGCGAGTGTCTGATCGTGACTCTCGCCAAGCTCCCCTCTCAGAACTCGCCAAAGGTACTTGTACACCTTGGAGCTCTTTGAGGATAGTGTTGTGTGCGGCTTAACCAGAGATATAATGTATTTGGCACCAGCGGTAGCCTGAGGGCTGGGGTCTTCGAAGGTGAGAATGGCTGCTTCAAAGGCCTCCACTAGCTTCTCAATACTGATGGTGTGACGAAGATCCGAGTGAGCAAGATTGATCAATGTTTGGATCACCGACTTGGCATTTGCACCAAAAGCGGCCTTTCGTAGGGCGAGGATCTTGGTAAGTCGCATGTTTGTCGTGATACTGTCGCCTTCAGATCGGAGGAAGTGCCACTCGGCCAGGGTCATCAGGACTGAGTCAGACATCTTGGAGGATACTTCAGCGGGAAGATGTCGTGAGAGTTtctctgaagaagaaagcgACTTCTCGTAATGCTCGTACCAATTCCGAACGGCATATGCCATTAGCGGGTCAAAGTCCTTGTACGGAGCTGCAGTAGCCCATTGGGTCTGCGCAACGTTCTGAAAGACAATATCGACCTTGTCTTGCTGCAGGTGTTTCTTGGCATGCTCAAGACAGTCAATTGCAACCCGTCGATGAGCCAGGTTCAGAGATAGAGCAATCTTGCCGTGTATAGCAAGATGATGCATCTTCGCCTGGACAACAGAGTCGACAAATTGGATGCGACCGCTGCGAATGGTGATAATACTGGCAAGAGGAGAGTTGGAGCTCACGGACCGGCCGGAACGGATTCTTCTGAGCCAGTTGCTCATGGTAACAGAGCCGTAACGCTCCATCTCATCGACCTGGATAGCTCTTTTCCCGACCAGAAGCCATGAAAG
This window encodes:
- a CDS encoding AhpD-like protein is translated as MSQSQEFSEGFKKGLKVRGEVLGEEYVSKAVASLDNEYWKPAQELITEYAWGNVWTRPGLDRKQRSLLTLAFLTAQKAWPELTLHTKGAMRNGLTEIEIREAVLQSMIYLGAPVGLEAMRVTEKAINEFKAQNGGEASGSKD